The following proteins are encoded in a genomic region of Arcobacter suis CECT 7833:
- a CDS encoding sensor histidine kinase: MLSKKEIKLIKFIKYTPIFVVGLICLIITILLSIEKNISLKKDLENLQKDYFEKNREIIKNEVNKVFDYIEHKKLNSEDELKENLKDRVEEAFTLVNYIYEKYKNTESKEQIINRIKDSLRPIRFNDNRGYFYISSMDGINILHPINPEFENKLIINYKDNFGNFVLKKIIDNLQNKKETFTTLYWQKLDDSTHQYKKITYNKIFEPYNLIIGTGEYLSDFENIIKEEVLSYISTIRYDKNGYIFIVDENGVYLSHIEKSYIGLNRINLKDENEVMITKEILNLAKNGNDGYLKYIGTVKPETKYFSEKISYVKGFKEWNWAISTGFYTDELAKQINEKQTEIKDRYTKNLTNLILISILLTGVFLIISFYISKKLEKRFYKYKEQVLNHIKKNREKDTILAQQAKMAAMGEMLENIAHQWRQPLSTISTISTGIKIQYEYSEVKKEEVIKSMNTIATTTKYLSQTIDDFRDYFNPKKEATYFNLRDIFDKVSDLLEPQLHLKNIQIIKDIDDINIFGMENEFLQVIINILNNSKDEFERKEFEKKYIFIDTKITEDETIVIIKDNAGGIEEEIINRVFEPYFTTKFKSKGTGIGLYMSKEIIEKHMNGSLLVKNEKYVYKDKSYTGATFSVIFSNNQELKSN, from the coding sequence ATGTTATCAAAAAAAGAAATCAAACTTATAAAATTTATTAAATACACGCCTATTTTTGTTGTTGGACTTATTTGTTTAATTATCACTATCCTTTTATCAATTGAAAAAAACATTTCTTTAAAAAAAGATTTAGAAAATTTGCAAAAAGATTATTTTGAAAAAAATAGAGAAATAATAAAAAATGAAGTCAACAAAGTTTTTGACTATATTGAACACAAAAAACTAAATAGTGAAGATGAATTAAAAGAAAATTTAAAAGACAGGGTTGAAGAAGCTTTTACTTTAGTTAATTATATTTATGAAAAATATAAAAATACAGAGAGTAAAGAACAAATTATTAATAGAATAAAAGATTCTTTAAGACCTATTAGGTTCAATGATAATCGAGGTTATTTTTATATAAGTAGTATGGATGGAATTAATATTTTACATCCAATTAATCCTGAATTTGAAAATAAATTGATAATAAATTATAAAGATAATTTTGGAAATTTTGTTTTAAAAAAAATTATAGATAATCTACAAAATAAAAAAGAAACTTTTACAACACTTTATTGGCAAAAACTAGATGATTCAACTCATCAATATAAAAAAATCACTTATAATAAAATTTTCGAACCATATAACCTTATTATAGGAACAGGTGAATATTTAAGTGATTTTGAAAATATTATAAAAGAAGAAGTTTTATCTTATATTTCAACTATTAGATATGATAAAAATGGATATATTTTTATTGTTGATGAAAATGGTGTTTATTTAAGTCATATTGAAAAATCTTATATAGGATTAAATAGAATAAATCTAAAAGATGAAAATGAAGTTATGATTACAAAAGAGATTTTGAATTTAGCAAAAAATGGTAATGATGGATATTTAAAATATATTGGAACTGTAAAACCAGAGACAAAATATTTTTCAGAAAAGATAAGTTATGTAAAAGGCTTTAAAGAATGGAATTGGGCTATATCAACGGGTTTTTATACTGATGAATTAGCAAAACAAATTAATGAAAAACAAACAGAAATAAAAGATAGATATACAAAAAATTTAACAAATCTAATTTTAATTAGTATTTTATTAACAGGAGTTTTTTTAATTATTTCTTTTTATATTTCAAAAAAACTTGAAAAAAGATTTTACAAATATAAAGAACAAGTTCTTAATCATATTAAGAAAAATAGAGAAAAAGATACCATTCTTGCTCAACAAGCAAAAATGGCTGCAATGGGGGAAATGCTTGAAAATATTGCTCACCAATGGAGACAACCTTTAAGTACAATTTCAACAATTTCTACAGGAATTAAAATTCAATATGAATATTCTGAAGTAAAAAAAGAAGAAGTTATAAAATCTATGAATACAATAGCTACAACTACAAAATATTTGTCACAAACTATTGATGATTTTAGAGATTATTTTAATCCTAAAAAAGAAGCTACTTATTTTAATCTTAGAGATATTTTTGATAAAGTTTCAGATTTATTAGAACCACAATTACATTTAAAAAATATTCAAATAATAAAAGATATTGATGATATAAATATCTTTGGAATGGAAAATGAGTTTTTACAAGTAATAATAAATATTTTAAATAATTCAAAAGATGAATTTGAAAGAAAAGAGTTTGAAAAAAAGTATATATTTATTGATACTAAAATTACAGAAGATGAAACAATAGTTATCATCAAAGATAATGCAGGTGGAATTGAAGAAGAGATTATAAATCGAGTATTTGAACCTTATTTTACAACTAAATTTAAATCAAAAGGAACAGGAATTGGACTTTATATGTCAAAAGAGATTATTGAAAAACATATGAATGGTTCTCTTCTTGTTAAAAATGAAAAATATGTTTATAAAGATAAGAGTTACACCGGAGCAACTTTTTCAGTAATATTTTCTAATAATCAGGAATTAAAAAGTAATTAA
- a CDS encoding shikimate kinase → MKKNNIILIGFMGVGKGTVARALVKKSNMFAIDTDDLIESMENRKIKKIFEAEGEPYFRALEKKTALWLEKSVNNTIVSTGGGFYKQENINKIGKVVYLKSSFQGILDRINNAPNAANKLKKRPLLQNMEEAIKLYDSRAKEYERVAKIVVDVENKDIKDIVKEILGQIK, encoded by the coding sequence ATGAAAAAGAACAATATAATATTAATAGGTTTTATGGGTGTTGGTAAGGGTACCGTTGCACGTGCTTTGGTTAAAAAATCAAATATGTTTGCAATTGATACTGATGATTTAATTGAAAGTATGGAAAACAGAAAAATCAAAAAAATTTTTGAAGCTGAAGGTGAACCATATTTTAGAGCCTTAGAGAAAAAAACTGCTTTATGGTTGGAAAAAAGTGTAAATAATACAATTGTTTCAACAGGTGGTGGATTTTATAAGCAAGAAAACATAAACAAAATAGGAAAGGTTGTTTATTTAAAATCATCATTTCAAGGTATTTTAGACCGAATAAATAACGCTCCAAATGCAGCAAATAAATTGAAAAAAAGACCACTTTTACAAAACATGGAAGAAGCAATAAAGCTTTATGATTCAAGAGCAAAAGAGTATGAAAGAGTTGCTAAAATTGTAGTTGATGTGGAAAATAAAGATATAAAAGATATTGTAAAAGAGATTTTAGGACAAATTAAATGA
- the hisD gene encoding histidinol dehydrogenase, with the protein MKIINTKDANFKAEFDAILARANTDIKGVSSIVMNIIEEIVQEGNTALKRHISKFDKWEVKSDDELMICPDDMKKAYDNLDEKLRAALHIAYDRIKTYHEKQLPKSWLDFESNGTILGQKVTPVDRAGLYIPGGKAAYPSSLLMNAIPAIVAGVKEIVVCTPTPENEVNELLLAACHLCGITKAYKVGGASAIAAMAYGTQTIPKVDVITGPGNIFVATAKKLVFGEVNIDMIAGPSEIGILADETAKPHYLAIDLLSQAEHDEMASSIMITTCDEVAQLTSKEVEEYLKNLSREKIARKSIEERGAIIVASSMEEALELMNEIAPEHLEVMTKNPFELLPFIKHAGAIFLGENTPEPIGDYMAGPNHTLPTGSTAKFYSPLNVENFMKKSSIINFSKNAINELGEACALLADTEGLTAHAKSVRVRLENK; encoded by the coding sequence ATGAAAATAATTAATACAAAAGATGCAAATTTTAAAGCTGAATTTGATGCCATACTAGCTAGAGCAAATACTGACATCAAAGGCGTTTCTTCAATCGTTATGAATATCATTGAAGAGATAGTTCAAGAGGGAAATACAGCTTTAAAAAGACACATTTCAAAGTTTGATAAATGGGAAGTGAAATCTGATGATGAGTTAATGATTTGTCCAGATGATATGAAAAAAGCTTATGACAATCTTGATGAAAAATTAAGAGCTGCTTTACATATAGCTTATGACAGAATCAAAACTTACCATGAAAAACAACTTCCAAAATCATGGTTAGACTTTGAATCAAATGGAACTATTTTAGGTCAAAAAGTAACTCCTGTTGATAGAGCTGGACTTTATATTCCAGGTGGAAAAGCTGCCTACCCAAGTTCACTTTTAATGAATGCAATTCCTGCAATCGTTGCTGGTGTTAAAGAGATAGTTGTTTGTACTCCAACACCTGAAAATGAAGTAAATGAGCTTTTACTTGCAGCTTGTCACTTATGTGGAATTACAAAAGCCTATAAAGTTGGTGGAGCTTCAGCGATTGCTGCAATGGCTTATGGAACACAAACTATTCCTAAAGTTGATGTAATTACTGGTCCTGGAAATATTTTTGTTGCAACTGCAAAAAAACTTGTTTTTGGAGAAGTAAATATTGATATGATTGCAGGTCCTAGTGAAATTGGTATTTTAGCCGATGAAACAGCAAAACCTCACTATTTAGCAATTGATTTATTATCTCAAGCTGAACATGATGAAATGGCAAGTTCTATTATGATTACAACTTGTGATGAGGTTGCTCAACTTACAAGTAAAGAAGTTGAAGAGTATTTAAAAAATTTAAGTAGAGAAAAAATAGCTAGAAAATCAATTGAAGAAAGAGGTGCAATTATTGTGGCATCTTCAATGGAAGAAGCTCTTGAACTTATGAATGAAATTGCTCCTGAGCATTTAGAAGTGATGACAAAAAATCCTTTTGAATTATTACCATTTATCAAACACGCAGGTGCAATTTTCTTAGGTGAAAATACTCCTGAACCAATTGGTGATTATATGGCAGGTCCAAATCACACACTTCCAACAGGAAGTACAGCTAAGTTTTATAGCCCATTAAATGTAGAAAATTTTATGAAAAAAAGTTCAATTATTAATTTTTCAAAAAATGCTATAAATGAACTTGGAGAAGCTTGTGCATTATTAGCTGATACAGAAGGTTTAACAGCTCATGCAAAATCTGTAAGAGTTAGATTAGAAAACAAATAA
- a CDS encoding DUF2018 family protein — MSMFGDWFSEDEDDIFMGSPKSKFFDVSREASKDIVEEEIDKIVEKLAVLEMIISENKGENFDINEYIKEYTLENHDKVKAMKKGLYVEFTGEIICRLDS, encoded by the coding sequence ATGTCAATGTTTGGCGATTGGTTTAGTGAAGATGAAGACGATATTTTTATGGGAAGTCCAAAATCAAAATTTTTTGATGTAAGTAGAGAAGCTTCAAAAGATATAGTTGAAGAAGAGATTGATAAAATTGTTGAAAAATTAGCAGTTTTAGAGATGATAATTTCTGAAAATAAAGGTGAAAACTTTGATATAAATGAATACATCAAAGAATACACTTTAGAAAATCATGACAAAGTAAAAGCTATGAAAAAAGGTCTTTATGTTGAATTCACAGGTGAAATTATCTGTAGATTAGATTCGTAA
- a CDS encoding polyprenyl synthetase family protein, whose protein sequence is MEELQEVKNQIKEFVKVCNHEKSLELLEKLATGKMLRSKLILKIAGVNEESIKLCAVVEMIHAASLLHDDVIDEADTRRGQPSVNALYDNKTSIMFGDILYSRAFTELSQMDKRVAYTISNAVTLLSIGEMIDVDLTNSFNKSYDLYLDMIYKKTASLIEASAKAAAILAGLDENKYALYGKNLGLAFQMVDDILDITQDSVTLGKPAMLDFVEGKVTIPYLLLHERVQDKTKLESLYKKELSAEESSWIKEQMSITNALNDSILQAKAIGNEAINAVIDEENSQTLVMIMKAMIEREF, encoded by the coding sequence GTGGAAGAATTACAAGAAGTAAAAAATCAAATAAAAGAGTTTGTAAAAGTTTGCAATCACGAAAAAAGTTTAGAACTTTTAGAAAAATTAGCAACAGGAAAGATGCTAAGGTCTAAACTTATTTTAAAAATTGCAGGAGTTAATGAAGAAAGTATTAAACTTTGTGCAGTTGTTGAAATGATTCATGCAGCATCACTTTTACATGATGATGTAATAGATGAAGCCGATACAAGACGAGGTCAGCCATCAGTTAATGCACTTTATGATAATAAAACTTCTATTATGTTTGGAGATATTTTATACTCACGTGCTTTTACTGAACTTTCACAAATGGACAAAAGAGTCGCATATACAATCTCTAATGCTGTAACACTTCTTAGCATTGGTGAAATGATAGACGTTGATTTAACAAATAGTTTTAACAAATCTTATGATTTATATCTTGATATGATTTATAAAAAAACAGCTTCTTTAATTGAAGCATCAGCAAAAGCAGCAGCAATCTTAGCTGGACTTGATGAAAATAAATATGCCTTATATGGTAAAAATCTAGGACTTGCTTTTCAAATGGTAGATGATATTTTAGATATTACTCAAGATTCTGTTACTCTTGGAAAACCAGCAATGCTTGATTTTGTAGAGGGAAAAGTAACAATTCCATATTTATTACTTCATGAAAGAGTTCAAGATAAAACAAAATTAGAATCTTTATACAAAAAAGAGTTAAGTGCTGAAGAAAGTTCTTGGATAAAAGAGCAAATGAGTATTACAAATGCTTTAAATGATTCTATTTTACAAGCGAAAGCTATTGGAAACGAAGCTATAAATGCTGTTATTGATGAAGAAAATAGCCAAACTTTAGTAATGATTATGAAAGCTATGATAGAAAGAGAGTTTTAG
- the hemA gene encoding glutamyl-tRNA reductase — translation MSYLVISFSHKNIDIKMREKLAFNGDEDKDRYLKQILENEHTKEAVVLSTCNRVEIVTRSSNIKNSAKNIIEKLASYSGLDFDTLYDRADIYDNDGAVHHLFSVASALDSLVIGETQIVGQLKDAFRFSQAKGHCSTNITRVMHYAFKCAANVRNATSLGTGSVSVASTAVAKAKDIIGNTKGVKALVIGAGEMSELTIKHLLSSGFDVVLTSRDLKKAQILADTFETNVSVEPYSELSNLLSRIPVMITATSAPYPIITKENAPSSSIARYWFDIAVPRDIDENISLSGLEIFSVDDLQDIVNENMSLRAEQAKMAYSIVSRMSMEFFEWLKSLEIEPVVKNLYLKGETIIDKKLKNAIKKGYIRADEEENIRKLCQTVITEYLHNPSKQLKDISKNMECDVVVSTVQNMFGLSNDSNLPNKYKCDHITKN, via the coding sequence ATGAGTTATTTAGTAATTAGTTTTTCTCACAAAAATATTGATATAAAAATGAGAGAAAAACTGGCTTTTAACGGCGATGAAGATAAAGATAGATATTTAAAACAAATACTAGAAAATGAACACACAAAAGAAGCAGTAGTTTTATCAACATGTAATAGAGTTGAAATTGTAACTAGATCTTCAAATATAAAAAATAGTGCAAAAAATATCATCGAAAAATTAGCTTCTTATTCAGGTTTAGATTTTGATACTTTATACGATAGAGCTGATATTTATGATAATGATGGAGCAGTTCATCATCTTTTTTCTGTTGCATCTGCACTTGATTCACTTGTAATTGGTGAAACACAAATTGTTGGACAACTAAAAGATGCTTTTAGATTTTCACAAGCAAAAGGACACTGTTCTACAAATATTACAAGAGTTATGCATTATGCTTTTAAATGTGCTGCCAATGTAAGAAATGCTACAAGTTTAGGAACAGGTTCTGTATCAGTGGCTTCAACAGCTGTTGCAAAAGCAAAAGATATTATTGGAAATACAAAAGGTGTAAAAGCACTTGTTATTGGTGCTGGTGAAATGAGTGAACTTACGATCAAACATTTACTTTCATCAGGTTTTGATGTTGTATTAACAAGTCGTGATTTAAAAAAAGCTCAAATTTTAGCAGATACTTTCGAAACAAATGTAAGTGTAGAACCTTATAGTGAATTGTCAAATTTACTCTCACGAATTCCAGTTATGATAACAGCAACTTCAGCTCCATATCCAATAATCACAAAAGAGAATGCACCTAGTTCTTCAATAGCTAGATATTGGTTTGATATTGCAGTTCCTAGAGATATTGATGAAAATATCTCATTAAGTGGATTAGAAATTTTTTCAGTTGATGATTTACAAGATATTGTAAATGAAAATATGAGTTTGCGAGCAGAACAAGCAAAAATGGCTTATTCTATTGTAAGTCGTATGTCAATGGAATTTTTTGAGTGGTTAAAATCTTTAGAAATCGAACCAGTTGTAAAAAACCTTTATTTAAAAGGTGAAACAATCATCGATAAAAAGCTTAAAAATGCCATAAAAAAAGGTTATATTAGAGCTGATGAAGAAGAGAATATTAGAAAACTTTGTCAAACTGTAATCACAGAATATTTACATAATCCATCTAAACAATTAAAAGATATTTCAAAAAATATGGAGTGTGATGTTGTTGTTTCAACTGTTCAAAATATGTTTGGATTAAGTAATGATTCAAACTTACCAAATAAATACAAATGTGATCATATTACAAAAAATTAA
- a CDS encoding proline--tRNA ligase, with translation MKFSKMFIPTTKETPNDATLPSHQYLVRGGFIAQTGAGIYDFMPLGKIVLDKIRAVVKQEMDNAGANEVQFGFVTPLSLWEESGRANTMGHEMLRFKDRKNTNFVLSPTNEESVVNMVKNRITSYKDLPIHLYQINTKFRDEARPRFGLMRGREFLMKDGYSFHSSEEDLVREFNLMEATYKKVYTRLGLDFRVVAADSGAIGGSGSKEFHVLADSGEDTIVVCPDCEYGANIEAATRKPRNFDYSAFTELKKVETVDTKTIEEVATFLNIPKSQTIKAVIKKAIYEDKTQIVVFFVRGDDELEETKACNSVNALELDEISENEIIEAGLVAGYCGPFDLPSNITFVIDNEIKDSKGLACGANEINYHLINTDLSTLKDVKYFDLVAVQENDSCSCCGGALKYTKGIEAGHIFQLGTKYSSAMNANFLDENGKAKPFIMGCYGIGVSRLVAAVIEQNHDDKGCIWTKETAPFMVDIIVSNSKKEEEANAGEQIYADLKVAGIDTILDDRINARFGFKMGDFELLGFPYAVVIGKKLPEGFVEIVDRKTLEKTDVKVEEVVSKILELIK, from the coding sequence ATGAAATTTAGCAAAATGTTTATCCCAACTACTAAAGAAACACCAAATGATGCGACACTTCCATCACATCAATATTTAGTTAGAGGTGGATTTATCGCTCAAACTGGAGCTGGGATTTATGATTTTATGCCATTGGGAAAAATTGTATTAGATAAAATCAGAGCAGTTGTAAAACAAGAAATGGACAATGCAGGTGCAAATGAAGTTCAATTTGGATTTGTAACTCCACTATCACTTTGGGAAGAATCAGGTCGTGCAAATACAATGGGGCATGAAATGCTTAGATTCAAAGATAGAAAAAATACAAATTTTGTTTTATCTCCAACAAATGAAGAATCAGTTGTAAATATGGTAAAAAATAGAATTACTTCTTACAAAGATTTACCAATTCATCTTTATCAAATAAACACAAAATTTAGAGATGAAGCACGACCAAGATTTGGTCTTATGAGAGGAAGAGAATTTTTAATGAAAGATGGATACTCTTTTCACTCAAGTGAAGAAGATTTAGTAAGAGAATTTAATCTAATGGAAGCAACTTATAAAAAAGTTTACACAAGATTAGGTTTAGATTTTAGAGTAGTAGCTGCTGATTCAGGAGCAATTGGTGGAAGTGGTTCAAAAGAATTCCATGTATTAGCAGATTCAGGGGAAGATACAATTGTTGTTTGTCCTGATTGTGAATATGGAGCAAATATTGAAGCAGCTACTAGAAAACCAAGAAATTTTGATTATTCTGCTTTTACAGAATTAAAAAAAGTTGAAACAGTAGATACAAAAACTATTGAAGAAGTTGCAACTTTTTTAAATATTCCAAAATCACAAACTATAAAAGCTGTTATTAAAAAAGCTATTTATGAAGATAAAACTCAAATCGTTGTGTTTTTTGTAAGAGGTGATGATGAACTTGAAGAGACAAAAGCTTGTAATTCTGTAAATGCTTTAGAGTTAGATGAGATAAGTGAAAATGAGATTATTGAAGCTGGATTAGTTGCTGGTTATTGTGGACCTTTTGATTTACCATCAAATATTACTTTTGTAATTGATAATGAAATCAAAGATTCAAAAGGCTTAGCTTGTGGTGCAAATGAAATAAATTACCACTTAATAAACACAGATTTATCAACTTTAAAAGATGTAAAATATTTTGATTTAGTTGCTGTTCAAGAAAATGATAGTTGTTCTTGTTGTGGTGGAGCTTTAAAATACACAAAAGGAATAGAAGCAGGTCACATTTTCCAACTTGGAACTAAATATTCAAGTGCTATGAATGCAAACTTTTTAGATGAAAATGGAAAAGCAAAACCATTTATTATGGGATGTTATGGAATTGGAGTTTCAAGATTAGTTGCTGCTGTGATTGAACAAAACCACGATGATAAAGGTTGTATCTGGACAAAAGAGACTGCTCCATTTATGGTTGATATTATTGTTTCAAACTCTAAAAAAGAGGAAGAAGCAAATGCTGGTGAACAAATCTATGCTGATTTAAAAGTTGCAGGAATAGATACAATTTTAGATGATAGAATAAATGCTAGATTTGGTTTCAAAATGGGTGATTTTGAACTTTTAGGTTTCCCTTATGCTGTTGTAATTGGTAAAAAATTACCAGAGGGATTTGTAGAAATCGTTGATAGAAAAACTTTAGAAAAAACTGATGTAAAAGTTGAAGAAGTAGTTTCAAAAATATTAGAATTAATTAAATAG
- a CDS encoding mechanosensitive ion channel family protein has translation MEKELEKNIEVITKDITSYIPHNILEIISAYAFSLLMALLIFIIGKWAVNKVVTVLGKVLRKVKGMEETLIRFLENIVYYALMIIVLLTALGKLGVETTSFLAILGAAGLAIGLALKDSLGNFASGVMIILFKPFKVGDTVTAGGVTGTVKEVGIFSSIFVTADNQKIIVPNGSITTGSITNVNAYETRRIDLVIGIGYKDDIKKAKEVLTNVATSNEKVLVDKGISVVVSELAESSVNFTINVWVKTSDYSEVRFYLLENIKLSFDNEGISIPYPQQDVHHYNKI, from the coding sequence TTGGAAAAAGAGTTAGAAAAAAATATTGAAGTGATAACGAAAGACATAACTTCATATATTCCACACAATATTTTAGAAATAATAAGTGCTTATGCATTTTCATTATTAATGGCATTATTAATTTTTATTATTGGAAAATGGGCTGTAAATAAAGTTGTAACAGTTTTAGGAAAAGTGTTAAGAAAAGTAAAAGGTATGGAAGAAACTTTAATTAGGTTTTTAGAAAATATCGTTTATTACGCTTTAATGATAATTGTTCTTTTAACAGCTTTAGGGAAATTAGGAGTTGAAACAACTTCGTTTTTAGCGATTCTTGGAGCTGCTGGTTTAGCTATTGGTCTTGCTTTAAAAGACTCTCTAGGAAACTTTGCTTCTGGTGTTATGATAATTTTATTTAAACCTTTTAAAGTTGGTGATACAGTAACAGCAGGTGGAGTTACAGGAACAGTAAAAGAAGTTGGTATTTTTAGTTCAATATTTGTAACTGCTGATAACCAAAAAATCATTGTACCAAATGGCTCAATTACAACGGGTTCAATTACAAATGTAAATGCTTATGAAACTAGAAGAATAGATTTAGTTATTGGTATTGGATATAAAGATGATATTAAAAAAGCAAAAGAAGTATTAACAAATGTTGCAACTTCTAATGAAAAAGTTTTAGTGGATAAAGGAATTTCAGTTGTAGTTTCAGAACTTGCAGAATCATCAGTAAATTTTACGATAAATGTTTGGGTTAAAACATCTGATTATTCAGAAGTTAGATTTTATTTATTAGAAAATATCAAACTGTCATTTGATAACGAAGGAATTTCTATTCCGTATCCTCAACAAGATGTACACCACTATAACAAAATTTAA
- a CDS encoding CCA tRNA nucleotidyltransferase, with protein sequence MYTTITKFKIPSVLEEILKDLQKIGATPILVGGSVRDFFLNIPIKDYDIEIFGINSLEIIQNCLEKFGSVKLVGKSFGVLTLKVNEYDFDFALPRTEIKIGNTHQDFEVITNANLSFKEAAIRRDFTINAIGYDFLRKEFLDPFDGINDLKNKIIKHINDTTFIEDSLRVYRAVQFASRFDFEIDENTKKLCNQIVLNGDLVHLPKERIYEEFKKLFLKSAKPSIGFELLRELGVLKYFPELEVLINCIQDPIYHPEGDVWIHTMMSLDELARILKEENIEDEYRKLYLFYGILCHDFGKPFCTKEIDGKITSFKHESLGIEPTISFLSKLTNEKKFIEIVCSLVKNHLTPFQLYLAESSLKAIKRLSLKVNIEDLCLVCLSDCLGRTIKDKEKCPNAISWLLNKAKELDIHNVPIKQLVQGRDLIKLGFKPSDKFKEILEFAFDLQLDFHLEKNLIIKKIMEKY encoded by the coding sequence ATGTACACCACTATAACAAAATTTAAAATCCCCTCTGTTTTAGAAGAGATTCTAAAAGACCTACAAAAAATTGGAGCAACTCCAATTTTAGTAGGTGGAAGTGTACGAGACTTTTTTTTAAATATTCCAATCAAAGATTACGATATAGAAATTTTTGGAATAAACTCTTTAGAAATAATACAAAACTGCTTAGAAAAATTTGGTTCTGTTAAGTTGGTTGGAAAATCATTTGGAGTTTTAACTCTAAAGGTTAATGAATATGATTTTGATTTTGCACTTCCTCGAACTGAAATAAAAATAGGAAATACTCACCAAGACTTTGAAGTAATCACAAATGCAAATCTTAGCTTTAAAGAAGCAGCAATAAGAAGAGATTTTACAATTAATGCAATAGGATATGATTTTTTAAGAAAAGAGTTTTTAGACCCATTTGATGGAATAAATGATTTAAAAAACAAAATCATAAAACACATAAATGATACAACTTTTATAGAAGATTCTTTACGAGTTTATAGGGCAGTTCAATTTGCCAGTAGATTTGATTTTGAAATAGATGAAAATACAAAAAAACTTTGTAATCAAATAGTTTTAAATGGAGATTTAGTTCATTTGCCAAAGGAGAGAATTTATGAAGAGTTTAAAAAACTATTTTTAAAATCGGCAAAACCCTCAATTGGTTTTGAACTTCTTCGTGAATTAGGCGTTTTAAAATATTTCCCTGAGTTAGAAGTTTTAATAAATTGTATTCAAGATCCAATTTATCATCCCGAGGGTGATGTTTGGATTCATACGATGATGAGCCTTGATGAACTAGCAAGAATTTTAAAAGAAGAAAATATTGAAGATGAATATAGAAAACTGTATCTTTTTTATGGAATTCTTTGCCATGATTTTGGAAAACCATTTTGTACAAAAGAAATAGATGGGAAAATAACTTCTTTTAAACATGAGAGTTTAGGAATAGAGCCGACAATCTCTTTTTTATCAAAACTTACAAATGAAAAGAAATTTATAGAAATAGTTTGTTCTTTGGTAAAAAATCATCTAACACCTTTTCAACTATATCTTGCAGAATCTTCATTAAAAGCTATAAAAAGATTGTCTTTAAAAGTAAATATTGAAGATTTATGTTTAGTTTGTCTATCTGATTGTTTAGGCAGAACAATAAAAGATAAAGAAAAATGTCCAAATGCAATTTCATGGCTTTTAAATAAAGCAAAAGAGTTAGATATTCACAATGTTCCTATAAAACAATTAGTTCAAGGACGAGATTTAATAAAACTAGGGTTCAAACCAAGTGATAAATTTAAAGAAATTTTAGAGTTTGCTTTTGATTTACAGCTAGATTTTCATTTGGAAAAAAATTTAATCATCAAAAAAATTATGGAAAAATACTAA
- a CDS encoding DUF3015 family protein, with protein sequence MKKIIGLLAVAGLTASLYANDNTGCGLGSLIIKNQNTVALQVLAATTNGTSGNQTFGITSGTSNCAKPNNFVSNDKLNRFVSENMDELALDISSGKGETLSTVAKLMNVENTPEFSAKLQANFSTIYSSENVTSATVIDSIAKYI encoded by the coding sequence ATGAAAAAAATTATTGGTTTATTAGCAGTTGCTGGTTTAACAGCATCTCTTTATGCAAATGACAATACAGGTTGTGGATTAGGTTCACTTATAATTAAAAACCAAAATACAGTTGCTTTACAAGTATTAGCTGCTACAACAAATGGAACTTCAGGAAATCAAACTTTTGGTATTACAAGTGGTACATCAAATTGTGCTAAACCTAATAACTTTGTATCAAATGACAAATTAAATAGATTTGTTTCTGAAAATATGGATGAATTAGCTTTAGATATTTCATCAGGAAAAGGTGAAACTTTATCAACTGTTGCAAAACTTATGAATGTAGAAAATACACCAGAGTTTTCTGCTAAATTACAAGCAAACTTTTCAACTATATATTCAAGTGAAAATGTAACTTCAGCTACAGTTATCGATTCAATTGCAAAATATATCTAA